TTACCCACAATTTCGAAGCCAGCGACTTTGAAGAGCACTTCGGGCTCTTGCAGGAGCTGAGAAAGGGAGCCGGGCCGCCATCGCATGGGGACGAGCTGGTCGTCGACGCCCATCAGGTGACCATGGTGATCTAATTTTTTTACGTGCTAtgttaatttgaatttataaaaaaaaggtaGTTACTTTCATTATCATTGAAAAATGCGACCCTGAATTGACAGTTGAATCGATAGTCTTATCGATAGCTGCGGCCCGCCGCTAACTGGAACGAACAGCTGTTTACCGGCgcgtgtttgtgttttttttctgagCCGCCCCGCTTTTGGTGACTGTTTCATAATATTAAAGAAATCTGAATGAAGCAGAGGCAATGCAGCGAACGCGTCTGTTGCAAAGTGTGTGGGTGCGTTTAACGCGACTCGGGCAGTTGCCAGCCGGTGTTCTGCCCACCACATCCCACGGATTACGTTATGCAACGAACCCGTCTCTTACTCTGGCCGGGACTCCTCTGCACCATCTTCAGCCACGATGCCTAAGCAGTAGCAGTAGTAGCTGCTCTGCGGACAAAGGAGGCGGTCGCAACATGCGCCCGTCTGGTTCGACGGCTCCCATAAGCACCGAAGGTCTGTGGACGCAGCTGGAGGCTTATTACCAGCAGCACAGTTTGCTCAACTATGAGCAGTGCCGACGTTTGCTGGAGAATCTTCAGAACACTCGCGCAGCGGAGGGGCTTGGGCTCAGTGCTACGCAGCTGCACTTCCTGCTTGGCTCGTGCGTCCCCGAGCTGCTTCCCGCCCAAAGCGCACAGGAGCGCCTGCAGCTTTTTCAGAGCTTGTGGATACAGCTGCTTAAGCAGGGGCAGCCGACCCTGGCCCATTACCACACACAATTGGAGGTTCTGCGGCAAAACCGGCTGCCACTGGCCGACCATCGGGCACTGCTGGCCGAAATCGGCGTCTACCATGGGACCGCGGATGCCTCATTCTACAGCATCCTGTTAGATGTGGCCTGCTCTGCGGGGAATATGCGCCAAGCTACCGAGCTGCTAGCGGAAATGCGGGAGAAGAACTTTCCTCTGACGGAGGCCAACTTTCACGCCCTGCTCCTGGGCCATGGACGCAGCAAGGATTTGCCAGGAGTCGAGTCCGTGTTGTCCAGCATGCGGGCTGCTGGAATCTCGCTGAGTGCCAGCACCCAAGCGATTCGCTTCGCAGCCTTTGTGGAAAACGATGAGGTTGCCAAGGCGAGGGATCTGCTGCAGGTCCACAGTGGTTTCACAGCCCCCCAGCTACTGCAGATGCTGCGCGTCACCCTTTATAGCCAGTCGGTGGACAACGATCTTGTTCAGCAGCTGGTCAAAGAGTTGCCCAAGGACTATCTGACTGGATTCGATGTACCCCCGGCCCTGAATAGCCTCTGCATCGAACTGGTGCATCAGGGCCAGGCCCAGCTGGCAATCCGACTGGTGGCTGCACTGCCAACACCCACGTTCAATGGCAACCAGAACGTGGACGAGTACGCGGCGCTAATCCTGCAGGAGTTCTTCCGCGCTCACGTGCCCATAGAGGAGACGCTCCAGTTCGCCCACGAGCTGAGCCAGCGCGGACAGAACCAGCGGGCCCTGCACCTGGTCACCGAGCTGGCCCTGCGCCGGCTGCCTGCCGTAGCCCTACGCTGCTTTGAGGCTCTCTGTGCTGCCGGAGAGGAACTGCGACCGCATTACTTCTGGCCCTTGATTCTGCATCAACACCGACGGAATGGCGAGAGTGGCATGCTCCGATTGGTCTCTGAGATGAAACGACTGCGTGTGGAGTGCGACGAGGACACCCTGCGCCAATACCTCCTGCCCAATCTTGTACAGACGCTGCAGGAGCCGCTGCAGGCCCTCCAGCAACTGGAGTCGGTGGGCATTAAGCCCTCCCAAGTCGTTGTCCACGTGATCACCcaactgctgcagcagcaccagcaacttCCCGAGATCCTGGATCTCCTCCAGCGCTATCCCACGCGCCTCCAGCTGTCCTCGCTCCTCCAACCTCTGTCTGCCCTCTCGGTCCACGCCCGGGCCACGAAGCGCTTCGAACTGTTCGCCCAGCTTGTACAGGCACTGCAGCTTCGGTCGCTGCAGAAGGAAGAGGACTTCGTCGGCGCCCTGCTCCTTCAAATGTGTGGCCCCCAAATGCGACTCCGACAGGATGCCACCTCCCTGCTCAAATTCGTGCACGAGCTGCGACGCCTGGAGCTGCAAATGTCGCCGGCCGCCGCCGAAGCTCTACTCTCGATCGCCCGACAAGGCACAGAGGATAACCAGGTGCTCCAGGCGCTGGGCAAGACGATTCAAAAGATGCGCAACGCCAAGCTTACCCTACCGGCAGACTCGGCTGCTCACGGCGGATTCATCAAGCACCCGCGCGACATGAGCCAGGACGAGCTGGAGTGCCATCTGATCGAGCTCGAGTCGAAGAAGCTTAATACACGCGGTGTCCTGCGACGCCTGCTGCAGTTGTCCGTGCGGAACGGCCGCTTGGAACGGGCCCAGCAACTGCTGGTCAAGTGTCAGGCACTCAATGTGCAGACCAGCGCCGGCATGCTGGCCTCCATCTTCGATCTGCACATCAAGCAGCGCGATCTGGCACGGGCCCAGCAGAGCCTGGAGAATCTGCAGAGCACTTACCCAGGTGCGACCCCTCTTCATCCCTCAGTGCCATCCAATaactataaatatttgcaGGTTTTCTGATCGATGAGCATAAACTGATCGACTT
The sequence above is a segment of the Drosophila pseudoobscura strain MV-25-SWS-2005 chromosome X, UCI_Dpse_MV25, whole genome shotgun sequence genome. Coding sequences within it:
- the Lrpprc2 gene encoding leucine-rich PPR motif-containing protein, mitochondrial, producing MQRTRLLQSVWVRLTRLGQLPAGVLPTTSHGLRYATNPSLTLAGTPLHHLQPRCLSSSSSSCSADKGGGRNMRPSGSTAPISTEGLWTQLEAYYQQHSLLNYEQCRRLLENLQNTRAAEGLGLSATQLHFLLGSCVPELLPAQSAQERLQLFQSLWIQLLKQGQPTLAHYHTQLEVLRQNRLPLADHRALLAEIGVYHGTADASFYSILLDVACSAGNMRQATELLAEMREKNFPLTEANFHALLLGHGRSKDLPGVESVLSSMRAAGISLSASTQAIRFAAFVENDEVAKARDLLQVHSGFTAPQLLQMLRVTLYSQSVDNDLVQQLVKELPKDYLTGFDVPPALNSLCIELVHQGQAQLAIRLVAALPTPTFNGNQNVDEYAALILQEFFRAHVPIEETLQFAHELSQRGQNQRALHLVTELALRRLPAVALRCFEALCAAGEELRPHYFWPLILHQHRRNGESGMLRLVSEMKRLRVECDEDTLRQYLLPNLVQTLQEPLQALQQLESVGIKPSQVVVHVITQLLQQHQQLPEILDLLQRYPTRLQLSSLLQPLSALSVHARATKRFELFAQLVQALQLRSLQKEEDFVGALLLQMCGPQMRLRQDATSLLKFVHELRRLELQMSPAAAEALLSIARQGTEDNQVLQALGKTIQKMRNAKLTLPADSAAHGGFIKHPRDMSQDELECHLIELESKKLNTRGVLRRLLQLSVRNGRLERAQQLLVKCQALNVQTSAGMLASIFDLHIKQRDLARAQQSLENLQSTYPGFLIDEHKLIDFAGLLVHGGQLEAAKQVLQRRADEHKVIGGTYVIKNVWQLLTNVAQMAADTNQQEAGGVAGAPAAASAGRNLTQETLDFLRQLGYCQVHNALLGPVLREWLLRGDLDAAVAEFQRLASQHKHTPLQFELLSLLVRLGNGNAEDLARFKGTTAGSAQQHLAAVTATVSRVHGAANMNSALLLALAESGTETQLRRLIINPEFRINHDLLIKNCEHLGQEGAVRTLLRLARGVRGVQRSIDEQRIYDMLLSQFSKSNNYEAALDLFERLEADDELKVSQEFIRNLVKLLQLNNVEIPSGIALRAQIR